In Antechinus flavipes isolate AdamAnt ecotype Samford, QLD, Australia chromosome 3, AdamAnt_v2, whole genome shotgun sequence, a genomic segment contains:
- the LOC127557884 gene encoding keratin-associated protein 20-2-like has protein sequence MCYYGSYYGGLGYGYGSGYGCGCGSYRGLGYGYGSCGCRGLGYGGYGYGGLGYGGYGYGCCRPSCCGRYSSYGFY, from the coding sequence ATGTGCTACTACGGCAGCTACTATGGAGGCCTGGGCTATGGCTATGGCTCTGGTTATGGCTGTGGATGTGGCAGCTACCGTGGCCTAGGCTATGGCTATGGCAGCTGTGGCTGTAGAGGCCTGGGCTATGGTGGCTATGGCTATGGAGGCCTGGGCTATGGTGGCTATGGCTATGGCTGCTGCCGCCCATCTTGCTGTGGAAGGTATTCTTCTTATGGCTTCTACTGA